The window ATGTTTAGAGCATGTTTATATGAGTTTATCAAAGGTGAAATATTGGCAACTTGATGATGCACATAGGGTGAGGACTCCTTTCACTATCAAATAtagttattatatttcaaataaactcTATTTAAGTCAAATTTGGCTAAGGTTTCAGGTGACACGCCatgatatagtactagtataatctTAGGAACACAAACTCAATCCTCAAACTCAATTGGTCCATTCCACATTGGAAGCCTCACAAACACATTCAACTCAACCAGTATTTGGAATGACAAATGAATCCCTTCCAACCATCCTACTAACTCAGATTCATTTGTCATTCAAAGCTGCAAAAACAAATGCATACATATGTCCTATTGATCATTTGAGGAGCTCATCACAGAGCAGGAAACGGAAGGCGAAGTCGTGGGGGGCATAATCGACTTTTCGCCACACCTTTCCTCTCTGCTGATGAGGCATTGAGTGCTCAAGCATTTCTGCAATGCCTAATGGAGACATCCCCATCTCCTTTATGAAATACTCCACATTCTTTGGCACAACCAATCTCTTCTGCTCTTTCTGCACCTTTATGTTCATTTGGATGTACTCTTCTTTAGACATCTCTAGCTCTTGGTGCACCCTCTTCGCCGTGTAGACTCGAACCTGCACTAGTCCAAACACGGCATAAGTAATCTGCATTCCGGAATATATTGTATTATATACCAAACTAGTTTTAAATGCTAAACACCAAACAcatcattataaaatgacGCAGACTTCATTACaactttatttgtagtttattATAGGGAACTCAGAGATTTATAAACAATGACGTCATCTggcataatttaaaaatcatctggcataatttaaaaatctgaAGTTCATTATAAGGAACTCCAGTTTATCTTATAATTATGTTGTTCGGGGTTAAGGTTTAAAACTAGTTTGGTATATTGATCACAGTCATATATATGTACTCCATATATGATCATAATTTTTTGGCTTACTGTTGGATCTGACCGGCAGCCTGAGCACAGGGTGAAGTGCAGCCGTGCCTCTTGATGCTTCAATGCATATGATTTACGCGTATCCCTAGCCTTAAACTTCGTCTTGGGGAAAAACAACGCTTGCAGCCACTGTTTTTGAGTccaatttttatgtttaagtCTCTCTGCTGCTTTACCTTACATGTATGTAATTTTGTGGAAGCTTGTTGGTTACCTGAGTTGGACGAGGCAGCCTGCACCTCAGAATCGAGCTTTGTATGGTGTCAACACTTATCGTGTGGCCTCCAACGTCATATGCAGCCTGCAAAATAGTAAGATTAGAGGATGAAACTGGACTACTCAAGTTGAGTTAGGTTGAGTTGGAGCAGAGATTTTAGCACCTTGAGGACTAGGGAGATCCTCTTTAGGCTTCCTCGTGGCACCCCATATACTATAAACGCCTGTATCGTTTACCATAagcttgatttttttttggagatacatagatatatattactatatcaGATGTGAATTTCTCTTACATGCATCACTAGTGCATTGTGTACATTGATCCAGAATGCTAATTTCTCTTCATGATTCAGTCTGCCTGGATCCACTTGGGCCAGTTTAGAAATGATACACCTGAAAAAGACTAGTACATTAGCAACAACTACCactagtttctatttttagtaagaaATCGAGTTCTATTACCTGTACTTGTGCAGCAGGTCTTGAACAGAATTCAGCCTCTGGGAGTCCCTTGCAATGCTGCACACTTGGATCATTGTGTAGAATGATCCAGAATGTTCTCTTGATGCCTCGACGTGCTGCCCCGATGTGCTCTCTTCACCTTGTGCATAGAGTGGAGGATCACACAGATGAGAATAGATGGTTGAGATGCATCTGATCATCTCCTCAGATATCCAGTTGGGCGTTTCCCGGAAGCCACAACGAGGCTCCTCTGTTTCATTAGCATCTTCGGACGTGTGCTGGTGAAGTCCAGGATAATACACATTAGGCCATCTTTTGACATTAATGAATGTttcaagagagaaaaagtatgCACCTCAAGCATGGATAAGGGGAGAGAATGATAGGAGTCTATGGCTTCGGCTATAGCTCCATACGGAGGCGAAGCTCTGAAGGAGACAGCCGAGTGAGAGAGGGACGAGTGGCTGCGGTATATACCAGTGTCTGCCAACGCGTCTGAGGCGTTGGAGGGAATCACAGAATCCTCACTCACTGATTCTAAACTAGTCTTGCCAACTTGAGCATCAGTTTTAGGCAAAGGAGAGAGCCTTTTGGAGAAGTTTGTTCTGTACATTGAGAGAAGATACTTCTCCAGATGCACAACCTCCAACTCCAAGAGAGCTATTTCTTTGATGAGATTTTCTGCAGGCTGGATTTTGATAGTTAGAACAGAAACAGAGAAAATAGAAGAGCAATGTGGTAAGTTCTTCCAGAAATGTCTGTAATCGAGTAAATAGTTCTACGAATAAATGGATCGTACTtggaaaatagaaagatttgTACAAGTTATACGTTTCGTCACCACTTTGTGGAAAATCATTAGGTATGAATATGTTGGACACGATTGGTGAAATAGTATTATCTCTCCCATCAAAGGCATGTTTTTTTTCCTGACacagaaaatattttgttgtgaATGAACAAACTACAAGAAAAGAATGAGCAACCTTAGAGAGTGATTTGTAGGTGGAATCATCGATGAGAGGCCGGTGATTGAGCGCCTTCTCTAGCGCGGAACGAACAAGAGTTTGGCCCTCCAGCTCTTTCTGGAGCTGTATAATCTGCATACCAAAAGCAATCaatctctatatttttagaTGAGTTTTAGGGAGCATAGAGTGAAAATGCACCTCTTCTTTCAACAGATTGGGCTCCAACTTCCCCATAACACAACAATTCTAGATCATGAACTCAACTTCCTCATTTTTCCACCtgcaaataatataattgaagtCAGGTAATGATGAAGAaagaattttttcttttcaagaTTAGCACAAACATACCTTGACCTTGTAGAGAGGAGGGAAATGGGGAGGGTATGTATAATTTAAACCAAATTGTAGAGAGCAATAAATGATGGATGGGGACAAGGTAAACAGAGGAAACAGAAACCTCCAAGAAACATTAAATTTGGTGACAACCAAGATACTACACACACTTCCAACAATCTGCCTTAGAAAGCTACTGTTGCTAAGACCAAATagatgtttcaaatttatggaCCTATCACCACTCCCACGGTCACTTACCAATTCAAGACGACAAATATtaacatataatattatgaatgaatattaaatatagcCCTATAGGTCTTGACACTCACCCTTCATAGTGTGAATCAAGAGTCTCGTTGATACGGATATCGTTTCCACTGCATTTAATCTTCTCcataaatctaaattttatttcgataagttgttactccatccgtcccggctaagatgataTACTTCTTAGTCGGCACGAGATTGTAGGAGTTGTTGGTTAATGTTGTTAATTGTAGAGTGAAATAATGGGCGTAaatattaaatggagagagaaagagaattgaatatttaattatagtgaaaaaatgattagatgtattaattggagagagaaagttaccaaaaataaaattatgtcatCTTGGGTATGACAAATTAGAAAGTAAAGTGtatcatcttagttgagacGGGGGTGAGTACATATTTTGTATGATGGAATGAAATGTGATTCTTACTTGCATTTCATTCATTTGCTTGGTATGATGAAATGAACGaaggaatggaatgaaaatgtaaagaaaattcaaaaataattattatttcagtCTTAGTTTTATCCATTCCTACCTTAGATTTTGATCCGAGTTAATTTgttagattttgatttattttccttatCACTTTGGAAGATCTTTTCTTATCACACATATTACAGACATATATAGAGACTAGAGACTAGAGACTAGAGTCAttgattattaatataataatgaaataaaatatatttttatcattctcATTAAGAAATcgattctctctcttattttgcAAGTCTGATACGTATTAATTCCGATTAATACACATATATCACTCGTAGTACATGAAATTTCTGACTTGTGTGGATTAGGCGTCCGCTCCttgtaaattgtaataatGATTTACTAGTTAATACTcctagtatatatatagttatggGAATATGAATGGAAAAGAGAGATTGGAATTATGATATAGATTATAGATGCAATGCACACATGCAAAGTGGGGACGTGGCCAGgccaatatttgttttgactGCTGACTCTCTCATAAAGCCTCGCCAACTTTGTGTTGGCTTTATTCTAATCTTTTTCTTGCATAAAAAGAAGCAAATTTATTGGGGCCTTTCCATTCAACTTCAAGATCTTCTATTTAAGATTTTCACTTGCCCTAATCACCCACCACCACTTtgtttatatgtatatgtaacGACAAGTTGCACATAAAGACATTTTAACAGAAAAAAAGCTTCAGAATTGTTTTTCCCACTGATTTTAATTTGGCTTATGTTACTATGAGCAAAAATTCTATAGTCTAAATTACATAATTGGTGTAtccaatcaataaatattttacaaatgtAATCAAacacataatataaaattaaatgcacCCTAAAATATGGAAactttctttaattattttggcatttatttattttattaaagttttttatgcatataaattttctttttcaaaaatgcatataataatattgaaatttcttcctttattttcttgttttaaaaaattttatttgaattttttattaccAACGTCTAAATCATGGCCATACTTtgataacaaatttattttcaatgcATATTACATCGATTAATTGAAGAACATGAATCTTTCCATTAATGCCACTTTGAAGTTATtgaatttatctttttttaaatatatcgAACTCTAAAACAAGGTTTTAAATGGAAAAGatgcattaaatttaaaacgaTGAAATCAATCATGGAATTGTGCAAACATTTGGGGAAAAGGTCATTGTATAAGAATGGCTTTAGCTTTCCTCAAAAGGGCTGAAAGTCGAAGGTCAATACAAAAAGGCAAAAGGAGAAAATATTCTTTAGCATTTTGCATGGCCTAATTTCTCCCATAAATATACCACCACCAAAAAGATGTGCTATATCTTTTGTGAGTCACAGCTCATTTTAGATCAGATGTTGGCTTTAAGAAAATGcaactttttttattgaacgtcgtgcaattttattttaattgaataaataagtCTTGACATTCTTACAAAAAGCTTGTTATCTTTAGGGTTAATATTTTTGGCCTTTCAAGGACCTCGTGTATAACGTAAAGTTTAATATCACGgcataaaaatagtttttttttataagaaaagTATTTCAATGTTATTAGAGGTAATCTTATTTTGCATTCcaattcatgatttatttatactgattgaactaaataaataatatctGGATAATATAGGACGCATATTTTAggtatttcataaaaataaattgcatttgaGGTATctagataaaatttaaatttatttgatgtactttttcacatttttatctcattttttttctttccgtCCCAAAGGcacaaaaatgacattttcttattatcaCCTTCCtctttgttatttatttatttataatttctgCTTCTCACatctcttctctcttcattctttcaatttatttacgaTTTCTATTCTCTTATCgatcatttttctattt is drawn from Salvia hispanica cultivar TCC Black 2014 chromosome 6, UniMelb_Shisp_WGS_1.0, whole genome shotgun sequence and contains these coding sequences:
- the LOC125193047 gene encoding uncharacterized protein LOC125193047 isoform X3 translates to MGKLEPNLLKEEIIQLQKELEGQTLVRSALEKALNHRPLIDDSTYKSLSKPAENLIKEIALLELEVVHLEKYLLSMYRTNFSKRLSPLPKTDAQVGKTSLESVSEDSVIPSNASDALADTGIYRSHSSLSHSAVSFRASPPYGAIAEAIDSYHSLPLSMLEHTSEDANETEEPRCGFRETPNWISEEMIRCISTIYSHLCDPPLYAQGEESTSGQHVEASREHSGSFYTMIQVCSIARDSQRLNSVQDLLHKYRCIISKLAQVDPGRLNHEEKLAFWINVHNALVMHAFIVYGVPRGSLKRISLVLKAAYDVGGHTISVDTIQSSILRCRLPRPTQWLQALFFPKTKFKARDTRKSYALKHQEARLHFTLCSGCRSDPTVRVYTAKRVHQELEMSKEEYIQMNIKVQKEQKRLVVPKNVEYFIKEMGMSPLGIAEMLEHSMPHQQRGKVWRKVDYAPHDFAFRFLLCDELLK
- the LOC125193047 gene encoding uncharacterized protein LOC125193047 isoform X5, whose amino-acid sequence is MYRTNFSKRLSPLPKTDAQVGKTSLESVSEDSVIPSNASDALADTGIYRSHSSLSHSAVSFRASPPYGAIAEAIDSYHSLPLSMLEHTSEDANETEEPRCGFRETPNWISEEMIRCISTIYSHLCDPPLYAQGEESTSGQHVEASREHSGSFYTMIQVCSIARDSQRLNSVQDLLHKYRCIISKLAQVDPGRLNHEEKLAFWINVHNALVMHAFIVYGVPRGSLKRISLVLKAAYDVGGHTISVDTIQSSILRCRLPRPTQWLQALFFPKTKFKARDTRKSYALKHQEARLHFTLCSGCRSDPTVRVYTAKRVHQELEMSKEEYIQMNIKVQKEQKRLVVPKNVEYFIKEMGMSPLGIAEMLEHSMPHQQRGKVWRKVDYAPHDFAFRFLLCDELLK
- the LOC125193047 gene encoding uncharacterized protein LOC125193047 isoform X4 yields the protein MPLMGEIILFHQSCPTYSYLMIFHKVVTKRITCTNLSIFQPAENLIKEIALLELEVVHLEKYLLSMYRTNFSKRLSPLPKTDAQVGKTSLESVSEDSVIPSNASDALADTGIYRSHSSLSHSAVSFRASPPYGAIAEAIDSYHSLPLSMLEHTSEDANETEEPRCGFRETPNWISEEMIRCISTIYSHLCDPPLYAQGEESTSGQHVEASREHSGSFYTMIQVCSIARDSQRLNSVQDLLHKYRCIISKLAQVDPGRLNHEEKLAFWINVHNALVMHAFIVYGVPRGSLKRISLVLKAAYDVGGHTISVDTIQSSILRCRLPRPTQWLQALFFPKTKFKARDTRKSYALKHQEARLHFTLCSGCRSDPTVRVYTAKRVHQELEMSKEEYIQMNIKVQKEQKRLVVPKNVEYFIKEMGMSPLGIAEMLEHSMPHQQRGKVWRKVDYAPHDFAFRFLLCDELLK
- the LOC125193047 gene encoding uncharacterized protein LOC125193047 isoform X2; translated protein: MGKLEPNLLKEEIIQLQKELEGQTLVRSALEKALNHRPLIDDSTYKSLSKVAHSFLVVCSFTTKYFLCQEKKHAFDGRDNTISPIVSNIFIPNDFPQSGDETYNLYKSFYFPKNLIKEIALLELEVVHLEKYLLSMYRTNFSKRLSPLPKTDAQVGKTSLESVSEDSVIPSNASDALADTGIYRSHSSLSHSAVSFRASPPYGAIAEAIDSYHSLPLSMLEHTSEDANETEEPRCGFRETPNWISEEMIRCISTIYSHLCDPPLYAQGEESTSGQHVEASREHSGSFYTMIQVCSIARDSQRLNSVQDLLHKYRCIISKLAQVDPGRLNHEEKLAFWINVHNALVMHAFIVYGVPRGSLKRISLVLKAAYDVGGHTISVDTIQSSILRCRLPRPTQVRVYTAKRVHQELEMSKEEYIQMNIKVQKEQKRLVVPKNVEYFIKEMGMSPLGIAEMLEHSMPHQQRGKVWRKVDYAPHDFAFRFLLCDELLK
- the LOC125193047 gene encoding uncharacterized protein LOC125193047 isoform X1; the protein is MGKLEPNLLKEEIIQLQKELEGQTLVRSALEKALNHRPLIDDSTYKSLSKVAHSFLVVCSFTTKYFLCQEKKHAFDGRDNTISPIVSNIFIPNDFPQSGDETYNLYKSFYFPKNLIKEIALLELEVVHLEKYLLSMYRTNFSKRLSPLPKTDAQVGKTSLESVSEDSVIPSNASDALADTGIYRSHSSLSHSAVSFRASPPYGAIAEAIDSYHSLPLSMLEHTSEDANETEEPRCGFRETPNWISEEMIRCISTIYSHLCDPPLYAQGEESTSGQHVEASREHSGSFYTMIQVCSIARDSQRLNSVQDLLHKYRCIISKLAQVDPGRLNHEEKLAFWINVHNALVMHAFIVYGVPRGSLKRISLVLKAAYDVGGHTISVDTIQSSILRCRLPRPTQWLQALFFPKTKFKARDTRKSYALKHQEARLHFTLCSGCRSDPTVRVYTAKRVHQELEMSKEEYIQMNIKVQKEQKRLVVPKNVEYFIKEMGMSPLGIAEMLEHSMPHQQRGKVWRKVDYAPHDFAFRFLLCDELLK